The Montipora foliosa isolate CH-2021 chromosome 1, ASM3666993v2, whole genome shotgun sequence DNA segment TAAGTTTCACTCCCCACCATGTCTCTTCATTGCCCTTCTGTGGGTTCATTTTTCTGAGTCGATGAAGTCTAGGCGATGTTTAACTGAAAGATGATGTTTGCCCTCGTCTTGTAGGTAATCCTATTGGGCGCTTGGGCTActcttttttcaaggaaagcttACTGTTATTCATTGCAGTTTTTTTCTTGAGCCACCTTCTACAAAGGTTTTGAACATTTCACGGACAATGAAAGTACATAATTGcattctttgcaccactctatgcaccgcTTCGAGTAACTtatataaaatggcagaaaaaccCGAGCAGGATCTGGAATAGAAGGACAGGCAACGGTGTGAGCGATTTGggcaaagaaagagaaagaacaagagATAGAGGGAGAGAGAAATGTGATCCATTTTTCTTtctcccgtaagtacaaattagccatgtatatatGCGATAGCCTTGGGTACATGtgttgttctacaaaacaaaatcttgaatgcataattaatttattctgcatgaaTAATGAAGTAGCGACCCCTACAGTAATCATTCAGTTGACGTATcattttttaacattattttgtctttaacaTAACTGGAAATGTTGGCTACAGGTATCATTTAAAAATTCAATTAAGCTGGTGCATAATTATaacctaattaattaatttaagctTAATTCTCAGCTATGCGTAATGACGTCTAAgtagctaatttcaccaccaagcctcgctTGCACAAAATAATTCACATCATTtggacatgcaatactgttCGCAAGTGGGTTTTCTTCacaagtttgctcctttgaGATTTAGCTCATGCTGCTAgttacaagtttgattttcgaattcgaggctCAGTGATAAAATTTGCTAGTttgacgtcatcacgcataaagGCTATGGTAAAATTACTCTAATGTACTCACCTCGAACCCCATGTAATACATCTTTTAGCTCCAATCGATCAATTTCTGTCAAAAGCTCTTCCAAAAAATTAGTATTCTCGTGGCCCAGCAAGTTCCTATTCTCCAGTTCATCAAACAAGTCCAACGGTCGCAGAATTTTTTCTAAAACACCCACAGGAATATGTTGTTTACAGACAAACTTTATCTGGCTAAATTCGCGATCCGTTATTCCATTGGACACAGACAGCAATCTTACACGAAAAGGATCCATGGCATTCAGCTCAACAGGGAGGTCAAGGGGGCATATTTCCTTTCCAAATCTTAGCGATAACTATTGCTTAGACAAACAACGTTGGCGTAACACTTTACGAGGAAACTCAGAACGGAAAAAGCCACGCTCAACATAGAACCTCGTTTCCAGCGTTCTGCATCCTTAGTACCCAGGCGACTGTTACGTTTGCGCGGTATTTATCTCACAAGGACTAGGAACTACCAAGAGCCATAATGGCTCTTGGAACTACCGAATAAAAAGGTgcaaactaaaaactaaaatgcaaaaatattgagtatttttttctatcaatatttatttatggaagtgtcaaaaagcatgatgagaaaaaaaggtaaggaggacgagcaaactttggcagaataaaaatatacaaaaatttggttttattaacggagttgataatgtaaattggccaccgtacagagagtttcgagcgttagcccttcgtcagagtgaatgGATTCGTATCTGATTAGAGGGttgacgctcgaaacgtcagcctttagaatctctgtacggtggccaatttacattatcaactccgttgataaaaccaaatttatgtatactacttccccaccgacgcagcaccaaagtttctttagaaactacccccttcattcatttggcagaattaagttgAGCTCATCGCCATAAGcaagctagggttaccctagcaggagGCTCAAAcatagcccgggtttacaagcaaaatttcacaggtagggttaccctaccacctGGGACAACTTTGTGTGATTGGTAACCACCAGaatcgcaaacacaatggaaaccgctaaaaagttgtcccgggtaggcgagttgtccctagcagagcatttacaaggcagctagggtaaccctagcactcagatagggttaccTTAGCATCAGGGTAaacctagctgccttgtaaacacgtcgttgaaaaaaaagaagaaatgtgtgagtgctagggtaaccctcttgctagggtagccctagcactagggttaccctacctgcttgtaaacttCGTTCAATAACTTCCAACACGatacaacatggtggccaaacgagtacaacatatTCAATTCAACAATGCTGGATGATGTTACACTAACATGTTCAGTGGACCCAGGCCTTAACGGCAAGAAACTTAATAATAGACGAAAGCAAGAAAATACTCTACCCTTCGAAGcccccacacagtgtcagtCTTCAGTATCATCAGTACCCCAGTTCCCGGTTATTTTTTAAGGATATGTTACGATGATGaagatggtgatgatgatgatgttataacAGAGTTTGCAACGGCTTGcccctgtttgtgttgtagcttgctgcagagaaaactcAGCAGataggtaaaataaacaactaactactgcattttccttcgcGTTTATTTATTGAAAAAGCGGGTCACTTACAGGAAATATCGATCAATAGACATGGAGTTGTTTAAGCATGACTTGGAGATGTCCTCTTTATGTCAACCACCTTTGACAACGGAAACACctgtatataataataataatataataataatagtctttatttcctcacaagataaaaaatacatatcttatgttacaatatttgagtaaaaaagtatatatatctaagttatttacaattaaaaataaaaaataaaaaatacactcacatagctaaattgtatttaaaaattaagcgATTAATGTAAGAGTTTTTGAATCTATCTGTATTAACTTTCGGATACTGACTTGTtcgattccttaaattgtaagtCGATACTTTCTTCCTGGGTAGTAGTCCCCTTAGAGGGTGTCGGTCCATGCCAGATACCTTACTAAATACTTTTCTATCCTGCTTTTCTAGAAGGTGCTTGATAGAAAAAGATTTAGAAGTATATTTACGTTTGTAACATCTATCTAGAAAACATTGCATTGCTGTCAGCTCCGCCTCAGAAGCACCATATACCGGCAACCCATAAGTGATGGTAGGAAGCACAATACTTGAAAACAAGTGATCTAACTCTGCCTGAGAATAACCTTCCTTACGtaaggatcttaatataaataaGCACTTATTCGCCTTAATCAACTTCACATGCACATGACAATCAAATCGGCAATTATCCTGTAATATTAACCCAAGGACAGAAAGTTGACAAGTTTGTGGAATGCCGAAAACTGGCGTAAACACATTCGTAACGCTTTTCTTTCTAATAACTAGCTCCTTACATTTTTTGCTATTACTAGACATACAGTTCTTCTCTGACCATTCCATAAACGTTCTTACTATGTCCACTGAGTTATCCTGTTCTTTCCTCACGGGCGAAACAAtagtagtatcatcagcatacttaAACAGAATGTCTTTACCATTCAAACTTATCTCTAGATCATTaaggaaaatggtaaacaaatggGGGCCACTCACGCTTCCTTGCGTGGTACCCTTATTAACATCTTTCCACTGCCCGACAAACCCATCATATAACAGTCTTTGCTTCCTACCCTCTAAAAAACTCAAATACCAATTGGTAATGTTAGGACTCAAACCTAACTGCTTAAGTTTGACAGATAACAAGTCATGTTTTACAGAGTCGAAAGCCTTACTAAAGTCCATCGCATAGAGTCTAACGGCTGTACACTGTGGATCGTCAAGGTGGACTATAATTCCACTCTGTGCATGCTGATCGACTGTCATGCTCCACTGAAATCTAAGACTGTGAATGCACGCCCTTCTGTTCCCTGGTACACCGCTGAAATAGGGGCTGCTAAACGTCTTCGGAGGAAAGCGGAAAGGCGGTGGCGGAAGACTGGCCGACAAGAAGACCTTCATGTTTTTAAAGCGCAAAGAAACCGTGTAACTTACATGATGAATGCTGCAAAAAGGGACTTCTATACTAACTTTATTGCGGAGAATGTTGTGGATCCAGGGAAGTTATTTAGGACAGCCAAGAAGTTGCTGGCTAAGAAGGAAGTACCGTCTTTTCCTGACTATGAGGATAAATCTGTTCTTGTGAATGATATCGGAAAATTCTTTATCCGCAAAATAGAATCCATCCGCTCGGATATTGACAAGGCCGCCAACTCTTGTGCAAACATGGTCTTACCGGAGGATCCAGAGGTTGGCCCGGAAAAGGCACTGTATGCTTTTCATCCTGTCAGTGAGGACGAAGTCCAGAAGCTTGTCCGACAATATGCAAAAAAGTCTTGTCCACTTGATCCAGCTCCAACATCGCTTGTGGTCTCCTGTCTCGATGTTCTACTGCCGGTTATTACACGCATAATTAACTGTTCCCTTACATCTGGGGATTTTCCTGAGTGCTGGAAGGAGGCGTTAGTTTCCCCTCTACTCAAAAAGTCTGGCGTGATTTCAGAGTTTACTAACCTTAGACCTGTGTCTAATTTGCAGTACATTTCAAAGTTAACGGAACGTGCCGTCTTCGATCAAACGCACGCGCATTTGACATCACGTGGCTTATATCCTCCATTCCAGTCAGCGTATCGAAAGTGTCACAGCACTGAGACtgcacttttaaaagtgcaaAATGACATCCTAATGAACTTGGATTCTCAACGAGTGACTCTTCTTGTGATGCTGGATTTGAGTGCAGCGTTCGACACAGTTGACCATGGAGTGTTATTGAATCGCCTCAGTACGAGCTTTGGAGTCAGGGGATCAGCATTGCAGTGGTTTGCATCCTACCTTCTCAATAGATCTCAGCGCGTGTCTTTTGACCAAAAATTATCGGAGAATTTCAAATTGCAatgtggagttcctcaaggatcatgCTTAGGGCCATTGCTATTTACTATCTATGCCAGTAAGCTTTTTGAGGTTATTAAGAACTATCTACCACAATCGCACGCATACGCAGATGATACTCAGCTGTATCTTTCATTCAATCCTGACTTGGCTTGTTCGCAAAATGACGCAGTTGAAGCAATGGAGCAGTGCATACAGGCTATACGATCGTGGATGATCAAGGACAAACTACGCATGAATGATAGTAAGACGGAGTTCATGATTATAGGCACCAGAAAGCAACTGACTAAAGTGAACATTGATGGTCTTACCGTTGGTGAGAGCAGTATAGTTCCCGTAACTTCAGTTAGGAACTTAGGATCATGGTTTGACCAGAACCTGAGTATGATTCCACACATTAATAAGATATGTAAAGCTGCGttttttcatatttacaatATAAGGCGGATCAGAAAGTACCTCACCATCGATGCCGCACATACGCTTGTCCACTCCATTGTTATTGGCCGCttagactattgtaatagtct contains these protein-coding regions:
- the LOC137974145 gene encoding uncharacterized protein; its protein translation is MEWSEKNCMSSNSKKCKELVIRKKSVTNVFTPVFGIPQTCQLSVLGLILQDNCRFDCHVHVKLIKANKCLFILRSLRKEGYSQAELDHLFSSIVLPTITYGLPVYGASEAELTAMQCFLDRCYKRKYTSKSFSIKHLLEKQDRKVFSKVSGMDRHPLRGLLPRKKVSTYNLRNRTSQYPKVNTDRFKNSYINRLIFKYNLAM